GAGCACCGCGGGCAGGTCGGACGGCTTGATGCCGGCCACCAGGCCGACGACCACGCTGACCACGAGCAGCGCGAGGAAGGCGTGCAGTTTCGCCTTGATGACCAGCAGCAGCAGCAACGCGATGCCGCCGGCGAGGAGCGCCAGCAGCGCCCACGACGGCAGCGTCCACGTCATCGCCGGGGGATCGGCGGCCAACGCGGGCGCGGTGAGGACAGGCAACGTCGCCTCCTGAGAGTGCGCGGGGGTGGGTGGGGTGGGACGGGACGGTGGCGGGGGGCGGGTCGGGAGGGGACGTCAGTCCCGGTCGAGCGCCGGACGTTTCGGGTCGAACGTCCAGCCGGGGATCAGGAACCGCATCGCGGCGGCGTCGTCGCGGGCGCCGAGGCCCTCGCGCAGGTAGAGCTCGTGCGCGGCCTGCACGCGCTCCTCGTCCAGCTCGACGCCCAGCCCCGGACCGGACGGCACGCGCAGCAACCCGTCGCGGATGCGCAGCGGCTCGCGGGTGAGCCGCTGCCCGTCCTGCCAGATCCAGTGCGTGTCGATCGCGGTGATCTCGCCCGGCGCGGCGGCCGCGACGTGCGTGAACATGGCGAGCGAGACGTCGAAGTGGTTGTTGGAGTGCGAGCCCCACGTGTGGCCCCAGTCGGCGCAGAACTGCGCGACGCGCACCGAACCGGCCATCGTCCAGAAGTGCGGGTCGGCCAGCGGGATGTCGACGGCGCCCGCGCGCACCGCGTGGCCGAGCTGCCGCCAGTCGCAGGCGATCATGTTCGTGGCGGTGGGCAGCCCGGTCGCGCGGCGGAACTCGGCCATCGTCTCGCGGCCGGAGTAGCCGGCCTCGGCGCCGCACGGGTCCTCGGCGTAGGCGAGGACGTCGCGCAGGCCGCGGCCGATCTCGACCGCCTCGGACAGTTTCCACGCGCCGTTCGGATCGAGGGTGATCCGGGCGTCGGGGAACCGTTCGGCCAGCGCGGTGACCGCCTCGGCCTCCACCGGGCCGGGCAGGACGCCGCCCTTGAGCTTGAAGTCGCGGAACCCGTAGCGCTCGCGGGCGGCCTCCGCGAGGCGCACCACCGCGTCGGGGGTGAGCGCCTCCTCGTGGCGGAGGCGCGTCCAGTCGTCGGCGTCGCCGGGCTCGTCGGCCGGGGAGCGGTAGGGCAGGTCCGTCTTCGTCCGGTCGCCGACGTAGAACAGGTACCCCAGCACGGGGACGTCCTCGCGCTGGACGCCGTCGCCGAGCAGTTCGGCCACCGGGACGCCGAGGTGCTTGCCGAGCAGGTCCAGCATCGCCGCCTCGACGGCGGTGGCGGCGTGCACGGTGACGCGCAGGTCGAACGTCTGCTCGCCGCGGCCGCCCGCGTCGCGGCTCGCGAACCGGGTGCGGATCTCGCGCAGCACCGACCGGACGCGCGCCACCGGCCGCCCGACGACCAGGTCCTCGGCGTCGGCGAGGGTGGCGCGGATCGGTTCCCCGCCGGGCACCTCGCCGACGCCGGTGCGTCCCTCGGAGTCGGTGAGGATCACCAGGTTCCGGGTGAAGAACGGGGCGTGCGCGCCGCTCAGGTTGAGCAGCATGCCGTCGTGCCCGGCCACCGGGACGACGCGCATCCCGGTGACCACCGGCTGCTTCACGGATGTCATGCGTGTTCTCCTCAGTGCCGGCCGGGACGTCCGTCGATCCGGCGGAGCAGCCCGTCGGGATTGCCGTCGGCCACCGCGCTCGGCAGCAGCGCGGTGGGCACGTCCTGGTAGGCGACGGGCCGCAGGAACCGCTCCACGGCGAGGGTCCCGACGGACGTGGTCCGCGGGTCGGACGTCGACGGGAACGGCCCGCCGTGCACCATCGCGTGCCCGACCTCGACGCCGGTCGGCCAGCCGTCGAACAGCACCCGGCCCGCGGTGAGCTCCAGGACGTCCAGCAGTTCGGCCGCCTCGGCGTGGTCGCTCTCGGCGGCGTGCACGGTGGCGGTCAGCTGGCCCTCCATCGCCGCGGCGACCGCGCGCACCTGCTCGGCGTCGCGGCAGCGCACCAGGACCGAGCAGCCGCCGAACACCTCCTCCCGCAGCGCCTCGTCGGCGACGAACGCGTCGGCGTCGGTGGCCACGAGCGCGGGCCGGCACGCCGCCGGACGGTCGTGCTCGACGCCCTGCGCGAGCACCTCCACGGACGGGTGCGCCGCCAGCGCCGCGACGCCCCGGCGGTAGGCGTCGGCGATGCCCGGCGTGAGCATCGTGGACGGCTCGCAGGCCGCAACCGCGGACGCCGCGGCGTTCGCGAACGCGCGCAGCGCCGGGCCGTCCACGGCCACGACGACGCCCGGGTTGGTGCAGAACTGCCCGGCGCCGAGCGTCAGCGAGCCGACGAACCCGGCGGCGATCTCCGCGCCGCGTTCGGCGAGCGCGCCGGGCAGCGGGAACACCGGGTTGACGCTGCTCATCTCGGCGTACACCGGGATCGGGCGGGGCCGCGCCTGCGCCGCGGCGACCAGCGCGAGCCCGCCGGTCCGCGAGCCGGTGAACCCGACCGCGCGGATGCGCGGGTCGGTGACGAGCTTCGTGCCGAGGTCGGGGCCGTGGCCGAACAGCAGCGAGAACGTGCCCGCGGGCAGACCGGACGCGGCGACCGCGTCGGCGATCGCGCGGGCCACCAGCTCCGACGTTCCGGGGTGGGCGTCGTGCCCCTTCACCACGACGGGGCACCCGGCGGCCAGCGCCGACGCGGTGTCGCCGCCCGCGACGGAGAACGCCAGCGGGAAGTTGCTCGCGCCGAACACCGCGACGGGGCCCAGCGGGACCCACCGCTGCCGGATGTCGGGGCGCGGCGGCGTCCGGTCGGGCAGGGCCGGGTCGATGCGCGGGACCTCGACGTCGCCGTCGCGCAGCAGCTTGGCGAACATCCGCAGCTGCCCGGTCGTCCGGCCGCGCTCGCCGGTCAGCCGCGCGACCGGCAGCCCCGACTCGGCGTGCGCCCGCTCGACCAGCGCGTCGCCGAGCGCCTCGATGTTGTCGGCGACGCGCTCGAGGAACTCGGCGCGCCGGACCGGTGTGGTGCGCCGGTACGGGCCGAACGCCGCGGCCGCGGCCGCGCAGGCGCGCTCGACGTCGCCCGCGTCGCCGTAGCCGAACGGCGGCTCCAGCGCGGCGCCGGTGCTCGGGTCGACGGCGCGGATCGTCGCGCCGGAGCCCGCGACCGCCTCCCCGGCGATGATCATGTGTCCGGTCGGTTCCGTCATGCCGCTTTCTCCTCCTCCGGGATCCGCTCGATGAGCTCGCGGAGCCGCGCCGCCTCGTCGTCGTTCAGGTCGGCCAGCGGCGCGCGGACCGGTCCGGCCGGGCGCCCGATGACACGCATGCCCGCCTTGACGATGCTCACCGCGTAGCCCGCGCGGCGGTTGCGGAGGTCGCAGTACGGCAGGACGAACCCGTCCAGGTAACGCCGGACGGTGGCGTGGTCGCGCGCCCGCACCGCGCGGTAGAACCGCAGCGCGAACTCGGGCACGAAGTTGTACATCGCCGACGAGTAGGTGGTCACGCCCATCTCGAGGTACGGCAGCGCGAACATCTCCGCCGTCGGCAGCCCGCCCACGTAGGTGAGCCGGTCGCCGAGCCGGGTGTGGATGCGCGTCATCATCTCGATGTCGCCGACGCCGTCCTTGAACCCGATGAGGTTCGGGCACGCCTCGGCAAGCCGCGCGACGGTGGTGTCGGAGTACACCGCGTTGGCCCGGCTGTAGACGGTGACGCCCAGCCCGGTCGCGGCGCACACCGCGCGGACGTGCTCGAACAGGCCGTCCTGCGACGCCTCGGTCAGGTACGGCGGGAGCAGCAGCAGCCCGGCGGCGCCCGCGCGCTCGGCGGAGCGCGCCAGCTCGATCGCGGTGGCCGTGCCGTAACCGGCGGGGGCGATCACCGGGACGCCGTCCGGCGCCTCCCGCACCGCGGCGGTCACCACGGCCTCGACCTCCGCGGGGGACAGCGAGAAGAACTCGCCGGTGCCGCCCGCGGCGAACAGCCCGGCCGCGTCGAACTGCCCGAGCCAGCCGATGTTCTCGCGGTACGCGGGCTCGTCGAAGCTCAGGTCGTCGCGGAAGTGGGTCACCGGGAACGACAACAGCCCACCGGCCAGCCGTTCGGCGACCTCAGCGGGCGTGAAGTGGGACATTGAACTCTTTCCTTCAAGTCGGTGAACGCTTGCCGAGACGTTAGGGTCGGACTTCAATGCAAGTCCAACTCCGATTTAGCATCCACTGATACCTAAAAGGCATCGACGTGTTCACGATCAACCAGCTCGCCGGGTTCGTCGCCGTCGCCGAAGAGGGGCACTTCGGACGTGCGGCGCAGCGGCTGAACATGACCCAGCCGCCGCTGAGCCGGCAGATCCAGCAACTGGAGAAGGAACTGCGGGTGCGGCTGATCGACCGCAGCAGCCGGACCGTCCGGCTCACCCCCGCCGGGCGGGCGTTCCTCAACGACGCGCGCCGCCTGCTGCACGACGCCGAGGACGCGGCCCGGTCCGTCCGCCGCGTCACCGAGGGCCGCTCGGGCGTGCTGCGGCTCGGGTTCACCGCGACGTCCGCCTACGGGGTGCTGGGCAACCTGCTGCGCACGGCGGGCGAGCACCTCCCCCACATCGAGATCGTGCTGCGCGAACTCGTCACCCGCGACCAGCTCGAACGCCTCGCGGGCGGCGACCTCGACCTCGGGCTCGTCCGTCCGCCCACACCGCCCGGGCTGGAGACGCGCCCGCTGGGCTCCGAACCCCTCGTCGCCGCCCTGCCCGCCGGGCACCCCCTCGGCGCCGAGGACGAACTCGACCTCGGCGACTTCCACGGCGCGAGCGTGATCGGCTACTCGCCGTTCGAGGCCCGCTACTTCCACGACCTGGTGGTGAGCATCTTCCGCGAGGCGGGCGTGCACCCCGCGTACGCGCAGCACGCCCACCAGGTGCACACGGTGCTCGCGCTCGTCGAGGTCGGCCTCGGCATCGCGCTCGTCCCCGCCACCGCCGCGCGGCTGCGCCTCGAAGGCGTCACGCTGCGTCCCGTCCGGCTGCCTGACCCCGAACCCGTGGAGCTCCACCTCACCTGGCGGGCCGCCAACGACAACCCGGCCCTCCACGCCCTCCTCGCCCTGCTCCCCTGAGACCCGCGGACGGTGTGCGAAGCGTCACGTCGATCGCGTGCGGCGTGCGCGGGCGGCCCCCGGCGCCGCCGGGCTCCCGTCGGCGGTCGAGTACGGCGAGCACGCCGCCGACCAGTGGACGAGCGACGAACTCCTCGGGCTCGTGAGCAAGGCCCGCGACGGAGCCCCCGAGCACGGAAGGACGACCGAGCACGAAGGAGGTCCTGACGGTTCGACGTCCGGCGCCGGTGGTTCATGACCGAGTGGCGCTTCGCCGCCCGGGGCACGGTTGATCCGGACGGGGAGAATGTTCCGGCCGAGACGGGGCATAAGGAGGTCCCCCGGCGGCGTTAGACTGACCAGATCACTCTTTTTTACGGCGCCCCAACGCCAGGCTCGTCCTTGACGCCCACGAAGACCGATACGTGGTGCCTCCCGAGACGTGCCCCCCTCTCGGAAGGTATTGCGTGACCACAGCCGCTGCTGCTCATAACCCGTCCACCGACGCCGCCACCGCGGTCGAGGAGACGGTTCCCACCTTCGCCGAGCTCGGCCTCCCGGCCGCGCTGGTGAGCGCCCTGGCCCGCCAGGGCATCGACGCGCCGTTCCCGATCCAGGCCGCCGCGATCCCCGACGTCATGGCCGGACGGGACGTCCTCGGCCGCGGCAAGACCGGATCCGGCAAGACGCTCGCGTTCGGCCTGCCGCTGCTCGCCCGCCTGTCCGGCCGCCGCGCCGCCCCGAAGCGCCCGCTCGCGCTGATCCTGGTGCCGACGCGCGAGCTGGCCCAGCAGGTCCAGCAGAACCTGGAGCCGCTCGGCCGCGGCCTCGGCCTGAAGTTCAAGACCGTCATCGGCCAGACCTCGATGTTCAAGCAGATCGACGCGCTGCGCCGCGGCGTCGAGGTGCTCGTGGCGACCCCCGGCCGCCTCAAGGACCTCATGCAGCAGGGCGCCTGCGACCTGTCCGAGGTGGAGATCGCGGTCCTCGACGAGGCCGACCACATGGCCGACATGGGCTTCCTGCCCGACGTGACCGACATCCTCGACCAGGCCCGGCCCGGCGGGCAGCGGCTGCTGTTCTCCGCCACCCTGGACAAGGACGTCGACGTCCTGGTGAGGCGGTACCTGAACGACCCGGTCACGCACGCGATCGGCCCGGTGGACGAGTCCGTCGACACGATGGACCACCACCTGCTGCTCGTCGCCCCGAAGGACAAGGGCGCGATCACCGCCGAGATCGCCAACCGCGAGGGCCGGACGATCCTGTTCGCCCGCACCAAGCACGGCGTCGACCGGCTCGCCAAGCAGCTCACCCAGGCGGGCGTCCGCGCGGCGGGCCTGCACGGCGGCAAGAGCCAGGGCCTGCGCACCCGCACCCTCGCCGAGTTCCGCGAGGGCAACATCAGCGTGCTCGTCGCGACCGACGTCGCCGCGCGCGGCATCCACGTCGACGACGTCAGCCTCGTCATGCACGTCGACCCGCCCGCCGACCACAAGGACTACATGCACCGCGCCGGACGGACGGCGCGCGCGGGCGAGCGCGGCACCGTCGTCACGCTCGTCCTGCCGCACCAGGTGCGGTCGACGTCGTCGATGACGCGCCGCGCCGGGATCAACGCGCCGCGCGTCCGGGTGGCCAGCGGCGACGCCGAGCTGGTCAAGCTGACCGGCGCGCGGCAGCCGTCCGGCATCCCGATCGAGGAGCCGCTGATCCCGGAGCGTCCGCGCCGCGAGAACGGCGGCGGCCGGGGCCGTCCGGGCGGGCGCCGCGGCTACGGCGGCGGTGGCCGGGGCGGTGCGCGGTCCGGCGGTGAGCGCCGCGGCGGCGGCCCGCGCAGCGGCGGCAGCGGCGGTGCGCACGCGGGCGGCCGGCGCGGCGGTTCGTACGGCGGCAAGCGCAGCGGCGGCGGCGAGCGCAGCGCCGCCCGCTACAACTGATCGTTCACTGAGCGACCCCGTCCCGGGTTTCCGGGGCGGGGTTGTTTCACGTGGAACATCCGGCGGCCGTGCGAGCCGACGGTCAGCCCGTCTCCTCGCGGACGTCCGCGGCCTCGGCGTTCGTCCCGTTCGCGTGGCTCTCCTCGCGCAGCCGGTCCTGCAGCAGCTGCAGGCCCTCGATGCCGTCCACGGACAGCGCGGCCAGCTCGTCCAGCGACATCAGCGGGTTCGTCCGCAGCGGCGGCAGCCAGCCCTCCTCGGGGTCGTGGCTGCGCAGCACCTTCGCGGGGACGCCGCCGATGACCGAGTGGTCGGGGAACTCGCCGCGCACCACCGCGCCGCCCGCGACCGCGACGTTGCGGCCGAGCCGGGTGCCGGGCAGGATGATCGCCCCGGTGCCGATCCAGCAGCCGTCGCCGATCACCACGGGGTTGTTCTCCGGCCACTGCCGCCCGATCGGCATGGCGAGGTCGCCGTAGGTGTGGTTCTGGTCGGTGATGTAGACGTTCGGGCCGGTGAAGACGTCGTTGCCGATCTCGATCGACTGGTGCCCGACGATGTGCGTTCCGCGGCCGAGGGAGCAGCTGGAGCCGATCCGCACGACGAGGTCGGGGCCGAGGTCGAGGCCCGGGACGAACCCGGCCGAGATCGTGACGTGCGTCCCGACGAGGGTGTGGTCGCCGATCGAGATCCACGGTTCGCCGTAGATCGCGCCGACGGGGAACCCGATGCAGGCGCCTTCGCCCAGGTAGGCGAACCGGCGGTCGCCGTGGGTGTGCGGGGTGATCTCGCCGTGACGCTGGATCCACTCCCAGGTCCGGTGCACGGCGGTGTGCAGGCCCCGGCGGGCGCGGTCCCCGACGAGGACGCTCAGTCGCCGCGGCACCGAGCGGGATTCTGCCGACATGCGGTTCACCGTACCGGTTGGTAGGGGCGGCCGGAACGGGAGGACCGGGCGAGAATCGGACGGAAACCGGACGGGACGCGGGCGCGGAGCGGGACGGAGAAAGGCCCGGCCCTCGCGGACCGGGCCCTCTTCCACTGAGCCTTACGCATGCGCACGACCGGTGTCGCGGTCAGTGCGGTGAATGCACCTGGCCGTCGACATCGGCACCGCTGACGGTCATGGAGTCGGCGGAGGTCGCCTCCCCCTCCTCCGAACCGCCGGTCATCTCATGGTCCGCACCGCGCCGGGTCATCACCACGCCCGCCGCGCCGGCCGCGAGGACCGCGCCCGCCATGCCCATCAGCAGGACGGTGGACGGCCGGTTCCGCCGCGGCGGTTCGACCTTGTGCGCCATGTCGTTCATGAACGTGCTCACCCGTGGGGCGAGGCCCGTCTCCACATAACGGGCGGCACGCCGCAACCGGGGCGCGCCCCAGCCGCGGGCGACGAGCACTCGTTCGTTCGCGGCGGGCATGAACCGGTCGGCGGCCGTGGTGGCCTGCCGCCTGCACGTTTCCGCACCCTGCATGGCGGCATGCCGAGCACGCTGGTACCCCGTGTACACGCCTTCCGGCGGCCTGCGACGGAGATTGATCTTTAGGGACACGCTAACCTCCCTGTTTGCGAGGTCCTGTCTGCAACCTTCCCGAGCCTCGGAGGGTAAACACCGTGCGAGTGACCGTCCGACCGCGTAGGGTGACGGTTTCCGGCATGTCGGAGACTGTGCGGTTTCGCGGCAGGAACCGGCCGAACTGCACGAAAACCATCCGGACGTCGCCGTCCGGACGACCATGAGGAGGCACCGGTGGCCAACGAGATCTTCGCGACCCTGGACACGACGCTCGGCAAGATCGTCATCCAGCTGTACCCGGACAAGGCGCCCGAGACCGTCGGCAACTTCGTCGACCTGGCCGAGGGCAACAAGGTGTGGGTCGACCCGAACACCCGGCAGAAGACCGAGAAGCCCCTCTACAACGGGACGATCTTCCACCGGGTCATCGACGGGTTCATGCTGCAGGGCGGCGACCCGCTCGGCAACGGCACCGGCGGCCCCGGCTACGAGTTCGGCGACGAGTTCCACCCCGACCTGAAGTTCGACAGGCCGTACCTGCTGGCGATGGCCAACGCCGGGCCCGGCACCAACGGCTCGCAGTTCTTCATCACCACCAACGTCGCCAACACCCGGCACCTCACCGGCCGGCACACCATCTTCGGCAAGGTCATCGAGGGCACCGACGTCGTCGACAGGATCGGCCAGGTCCCGACCGGCGCGATGGACCGCCCGAAGGAGGACGTGGTGATCCGTACGGTGACGATCGAGCGCCGTTAATCGTTGAGGGGGTGAGAGCCCGCGCCGCGCGACCGGAGTACGGATGAGCACAGAACACAGTCCCGCGCCCGACACCTCGGTGCCGACCTGCTACCGGCACCCGGGGCGGGAGACCTACGTTCGGTGCACGCGGTGCGACCGGTACATCTGCCCCGACTGCATGCGGGACGCCGCCGTCGGCCACCAGTGCGTGGAGTGCGTCGCCGAAGGCAACCGCGACGCGCACAGGACGGCTCCGCGCACCGCGCTGGGCGCCCGCACCGCGGCGTCGTCCGCTCCGGTGGTGACGTACGCGCTGATCGGCGCCTGCGTCCTGGTGTACCTGTTCGAGCGCGCGTCCCGCGAGGTCGTCTTCGACTTCATGATGGTCGGCCTCGGCCTGCACGACGGCGCGTTCGTCGGCGTCGCCGAGGGCGAGTGGTACCGGCTCGTCACCTCGACGTTCCTGCACCAGACCGAGGGGTCGTTCGGCATCGCCCACATTCTGTTCAACATGTGGGCGCTGTGGGCGATCGGGCCCTCGCTGGAGCAGGTGCTCGGCCGGTGGCGCTACCTCGCCCTC
The nucleotide sequence above comes from Actinomadura algeriensis. Encoded proteins:
- a CDS encoding enolase C-terminal domain-like protein gives rise to the protein MTSVKQPVVTGMRVVPVAGHDGMLLNLSGAHAPFFTRNLVILTDSEGRTGVGEVPGGEPIRATLADAEDLVVGRPVARVRSVLREIRTRFASRDAGGRGEQTFDLRVTVHAATAVEAAMLDLLGKHLGVPVAELLGDGVQREDVPVLGYLFYVGDRTKTDLPYRSPADEPGDADDWTRLRHEEALTPDAVVRLAEAARERYGFRDFKLKGGVLPGPVEAEAVTALAERFPDARITLDPNGAWKLSEAVEIGRGLRDVLAYAEDPCGAEAGYSGRETMAEFRRATGLPTATNMIACDWRQLGHAVRAGAVDIPLADPHFWTMAGSVRVAQFCADWGHTWGSHSNNHFDVSLAMFTHVAAAAPGEITAIDTHWIWQDGQRLTREPLRIRDGLLRVPSGPGLGVELDEERVQAAHELYLREGLGARDDAAAMRFLIPGWTFDPKRPALDRD
- a CDS encoding aldehyde dehydrogenase (NADP(+)); protein product: MTEPTGHMIIAGEAVAGSGATIRAVDPSTGAALEPPFGYGDAGDVERACAAAAAAFGPYRRTTPVRRAEFLERVADNIEALGDALVERAHAESGLPVARLTGERGRTTGQLRMFAKLLRDGDVEVPRIDPALPDRTPPRPDIRQRWVPLGPVAVFGASNFPLAFSVAGGDTASALAAGCPVVVKGHDAHPGTSELVARAIADAVAASGLPAGTFSLLFGHGPDLGTKLVTDPRIRAVGFTGSRTGGLALVAAAQARPRPIPVYAEMSSVNPVFPLPGALAERGAEIAAGFVGSLTLGAGQFCTNPGVVVAVDGPALRAFANAAASAVAACEPSTMLTPGIADAYRRGVAALAAHPSVEVLAQGVEHDRPAACRPALVATDADAFVADEALREEVFGGCSVLVRCRDAEQVRAVAAAMEGQLTATVHAAESDHAEAAELLDVLELTAGRVLFDGWPTGVEVGHAMVHGGPFPSTSDPRTTSVGTLAVERFLRPVAYQDVPTALLPSAVADGNPDGLLRRIDGRPGRH
- the kdgD gene encoding 5-dehydro-4-deoxyglucarate dehydratase yields the protein MSHFTPAEVAERLAGGLLSFPVTHFRDDLSFDEPAYRENIGWLGQFDAAGLFAAGGTGEFFSLSPAEVEAVVTAAVREAPDGVPVIAPAGYGTATAIELARSAERAGAAGLLLLPPYLTEASQDGLFEHVRAVCAATGLGVTVYSRANAVYSDTTVARLAEACPNLIGFKDGVGDIEMMTRIHTRLGDRLTYVGGLPTAEMFALPYLEMGVTTYSSAMYNFVPEFALRFYRAVRARDHATVRRYLDGFVLPYCDLRNRRAGYAVSIVKAGMRVIGRPAGPVRAPLADLNDDEAARLRELIERIPEEEKAA
- a CDS encoding LysR family transcriptional regulator, with protein sequence MFTINQLAGFVAVAEEGHFGRAAQRLNMTQPPLSRQIQQLEKELRVRLIDRSSRTVRLTPAGRAFLNDARRLLHDAEDAARSVRRVTEGRSGVLRLGFTATSAYGVLGNLLRTAGEHLPHIEIVLRELVTRDQLERLAGGDLDLGLVRPPTPPGLETRPLGSEPLVAALPAGHPLGAEDELDLGDFHGASVIGYSPFEARYFHDLVVSIFREAGVHPAYAQHAHQVHTVLALVEVGLGIALVPATAARLRLEGVTLRPVRLPDPEPVELHLTWRAANDNPALHALLALLP
- a CDS encoding DEAD/DEAH box helicase, producing the protein MTTAAAAHNPSTDAATAVEETVPTFAELGLPAALVSALARQGIDAPFPIQAAAIPDVMAGRDVLGRGKTGSGKTLAFGLPLLARLSGRRAAPKRPLALILVPTRELAQQVQQNLEPLGRGLGLKFKTVIGQTSMFKQIDALRRGVEVLVATPGRLKDLMQQGACDLSEVEIAVLDEADHMADMGFLPDVTDILDQARPGGQRLLFSATLDKDVDVLVRRYLNDPVTHAIGPVDESVDTMDHHLLLVAPKDKGAITAEIANREGRTILFARTKHGVDRLAKQLTQAGVRAAGLHGGKSQGLRTRTLAEFREGNISVLVATDVAARGIHVDDVSLVMHVDPPADHKDYMHRAGRTARAGERGTVVTLVLPHQVRSTSSMTRRAGINAPRVRVASGDAELVKLTGARQPSGIPIEEPLIPERPRRENGGGRGRPGGRRGYGGGGRGGARSGGERRGGGPRSGGSGGAHAGGRRGGSYGGKRSGGGERSAARYN
- a CDS encoding acyltransferase translates to MSAESRSVPRRLSVLVGDRARRGLHTAVHRTWEWIQRHGEITPHTHGDRRFAYLGEGACIGFPVGAIYGEPWISIGDHTLVGTHVTISAGFVPGLDLGPDLVVRIGSSCSLGRGTHIVGHQSIEIGNDVFTGPNVYITDQNHTYGDLAMPIGRQWPENNPVVIGDGCWIGTGAIILPGTRLGRNVAVAGGAVVRGEFPDHSVIGGVPAKVLRSHDPEEGWLPPLRTNPLMSLDELAALSVDGIEGLQLLQDRLREESHANGTNAEAADVREETG
- a CDS encoding peptidylprolyl isomerase, translated to MANEIFATLDTTLGKIVIQLYPDKAPETVGNFVDLAEGNKVWVDPNTRQKTEKPLYNGTIFHRVIDGFMLQGGDPLGNGTGGPGYEFGDEFHPDLKFDRPYLLAMANAGPGTNGSQFFITTNVANTRHLTGRHTIFGKVIEGTDVVDRIGQVPTGAMDRPKEDVVIRTVTIERR
- a CDS encoding rhomboid family intramembrane serine protease; this translates as MSTEHSPAPDTSVPTCYRHPGRETYVRCTRCDRYICPDCMRDAAVGHQCVECVAEGNRDAHRTAPRTALGARTAASSAPVVTYALIGACVLVYLFERASREVVFDFMMVGLGLHDGAFVGVAEGEWYRLVTSTFLHQTEGSFGIAHILFNMWALWAIGPSLEQVLGRWRYLALYLLSGLGGSVLLYLWSPGDAAVGASGAIFGLFGAFFVIGRRMRAPTGPIVFLLVINLIITFSVPGISWQGHVGGLVVGAALAAAYAYAPKARRLAVHVAAPVLTLVLLGVLVAVKTADLSAQYGL